The following coding sequences lie in one Mycoplasma tauri genomic window:
- the mnmA gene encoding tRNA 2-thiouridine(34) synthase MnmA: MKKEKVILGMSGGVDSSVCAYLLLQKGYDVEGLFMRNWDSMLNNDFLGNENISQEICSQEQDYLDALMVAKKLGIKLHKINFVNEYWNDVFTYFIDEYKKGRTPNPDILCNKFIKFQAFSNYAFNELKGDYIAMGHYAKVIDGKLYRASDLNKDQSYFLAQLTTEQLKKVIFPLADIKTKDEVRKIANDLNLATANKKDSTGICFIGERKFTKFLQNYIPMKPGDIVDITNNKKIGTHEGCFYFTIGQRKGLNLGGQSEAYYMCGKDVYKNIVYVAPSSDRSYLMSDSLIATDVTFNHDNYDLNNLSAKFRYRQKDIKIKLEFLTKDTIKIYYPDESEAVTPGQQVVIYDGEKCVGGGTIDKIFYKNELKKYL; encoded by the coding sequence ATGAAAAAAGAGAAAGTTATTTTAGGAATGTCTGGTGGAGTTGACTCATCAGTTTGTGCATATTTACTTCTTCAAAAAGGTTATGATGTTGAAGGACTTTTTATGCGTAATTGAGATTCTATGCTAAACAATGATTTTCTAGGAAACGAAAATATATCACAAGAAATTTGTTCACAAGAACAAGATTATCTTGATGCACTTATGGTTGCTAAGAAGTTAGGTATAAAACTCCATAAAATTAATTTTGTTAATGAGTATTGAAATGATGTATTTACTTATTTTATAGATGAGTATAAAAAAGGCAGAACACCAAATCCGGATATCTTATGTAACAAATTTATTAAATTTCAAGCTTTCTCAAATTATGCTTTCAATGAATTAAAAGGTGATTATATTGCAATGGGTCATTATGCAAAAGTCATAGATGGAAAATTATATAGAGCTAGCGATTTAAATAAAGATCAATCATATTTTTTAGCTCAATTAACAACTGAACAATTGAAAAAAGTTATTTTTCCATTGGCAGACATAAAAACAAAGGATGAAGTTAGAAAAATTGCTAATGATTTAAATTTAGCAACAGCAAACAAAAAAGATTCCACTGGCATTTGTTTTATAGGAGAGAGAAAATTTACAAAATTTTTACAAAACTATATACCTATGAAACCTGGAGATATTGTAGATATTACAAATAATAAAAAAATAGGTACTCATGAAGGCTGTTTCTATTTCACAATAGGACAAAGAAAAGGACTAAATCTTGGTGGGCAATCTGAAGCTTATTATATGTGTGGAAAAGATGTTTATAAAAATATTGTTTATGTTGCGCCTTCAAGTGATAGATCTTATTTAATGTCTGATTCTTTAATTGCTACTGATGTAACATTTAATCATGATAATTATGATCTTAATAATTTAAGCGCAAAGTTTAGATATAGACAAAAGGATATAAAAATTAAATTGGAATTTTTAACCAAAGATACTATAAAAATATATTATCCGGATGAATCTGAGGCCGTAACACCAGGTCAACAAGTTGTTATTTATGATGGAGAAAAATGTGTTGGCGGTGGCACGATTGATAAAATATTTTATAAAAATGAATTAAAAAAATACTTATAA
- the greA gene encoding transcription elongation factor GreA, with the protein MARTSKEKVLLSQETLDRYKKEYHELVTVERPAVQAALKEARAQGDLSENAEYDAARDRQSEVEGRILELEHILERATVIQNDSINMKKAGIGATVKYLNMKTNEEKVVTIMGVHDSNPIENKISNESPVAQAIMEANIGDVVEVEVAQKYNIKVLDIFYAN; encoded by the coding sequence ATGGCAAGAACAAGTAAAGAAAAAGTACTTTTATCACAAGAAACATTAGATAGATATAAAAAAGAGTACCATGAATTAGTAACAGTAGAAAGACCAGCTGTACAAGCTGCTCTTAAAGAAGCTAGAGCGCAAGGTGACTTATCTGAAAATGCTGAGTATGATGCAGCAAGAGATCGTCAAAGTGAAGTTGAAGGTAGAATTCTAGAACTTGAACATATACTTGAACGTGCTACAGTTATCCAAAATGACAGCATTAATATGAAAAAAGCTGGTATTGGTGCAACTGTTAAATATTTAAATATGAAAACTAATGAAGAAAAAGTTGTTACTATCATGGGTGTTCATGATAGTAACCCTATTGAAAATAAAATAAGTAATGAATCTCCTGTAGCACAGGCTATTATGGAAGCAAACATTGGTGATGTTGTAGAAGTTGAAGTTGCTCAAAAGTACAACATAAAGGTATTAGATATTTTTTATGCAAATTAA
- the thrS gene encoding threonine--tRNA ligase, whose amino-acid sequence MKILANKKLNHTTSHLLGAAVEILYPDVKLGFGPATDEGFYYDFDFADFFSENELSKIEKLMKKLASRNLITIKIDIDQYDFSDKPYKKELYEELVANGKDVTFYALQDPLNKEIVFKDLCAGDHVENTKVIKNFKLLNIAGAYWRGNSDNKQLTRIYGTSWDSKEELDNFLAILADRKERDHRKIGKEMKIFTFNSMCGQGFPIWLENGMYIHNEIRNLTLKLDKKYGFTEVLTPHFGSEDLYKTSGHLAHYKDDMFKPLVVENERLIPRPMTCPHHILVYNTEKRSYRDLPIRYSEQSQLYRYEKSGALTGLERVRGMLLTEGHLFVRHDQIEQEVRRMYSQIKEMLDIFNIKISYVSLSLRDSENKDKYFNDDNIWNQAEDMLARALDDMQIKYTKVKGEAAFYGPKIDIQIDTALGHEITVSTIQLDFLQPEKFNISYINHENKEVRPVMIHRGLIGTYERFVAILLEQTKGNLPFWIAPKQVTIIPVNMDENLDYCEKVASELMQNDFRVKIDNSNERLNKKIRNAQVSKSKYQLILGSNEIDTNTISYREYGSETTHNTKLSEFISLLESLRKNYK is encoded by the coding sequence ATGAAAATATTAGCTAATAAAAAATTAAATCACACAACAAGCCACTTATTAGGAGCAGCTGTTGAAATTCTTTATCCAGATGTTAAATTAGGTTTTGGCCCAGCTACTGATGAAGGGTTTTATTATGATTTTGATTTTGCAGATTTCTTTAGTGAAAATGAGTTAAGCAAGATTGAAAAATTAATGAAAAAACTAGCAAGTAGAAATTTAATTACAATAAAAATTGATATTGATCAATATGATTTTTCTGATAAGCCCTATAAAAAAGAGTTATATGAAGAATTAGTTGCTAATGGTAAAGATGTTACTTTTTATGCATTACAAGATCCACTTAATAAAGAAATAGTTTTTAAAGATTTATGTGCTGGAGATCATGTTGAAAATACAAAAGTTATTAAGAACTTTAAATTATTAAACATTGCTGGTGCTTATTGAAGAGGAAATAGTGACAATAAGCAGCTAACTAGAATTTATGGAACATCTTGAGACTCTAAAGAAGAATTGGATAATTTTTTGGCCATTCTTGCAGACAGAAAAGAAAGAGATCATAGAAAAATTGGCAAAGAAATGAAGATTTTTACATTTAATTCTATGTGTGGTCAAGGTTTTCCAATTTGACTTGAAAATGGTATGTACATCCACAATGAAATTCGTAATTTAACTCTTAAACTTGATAAAAAATATGGTTTTACAGAAGTTCTTACACCTCATTTTGGTTCAGAAGACTTGTATAAAACAAGTGGTCACTTAGCTCACTATAAAGATGATATGTTTAAGCCGTTAGTGGTTGAGAATGAACGTCTTATTCCTCGACCTATGACTTGCCCACATCATATCTTGGTTTATAATACAGAAAAAAGATCTTATCGTGATTTACCAATTAGATATTCTGAACAGTCACAACTTTATAGATATGAAAAATCTGGTGCATTAACAGGGCTTGAAAGAGTTAGAGGCATGCTTTTAACAGAAGGTCATTTATTTGTTAGACATGATCAAATTGAACAAGAAGTTCGCAGAATGTATAGTCAAATTAAAGAAATGCTTGATATTTTTAATATTAAAATTAGTTATGTATCTCTTTCTTTAAGAGATTCTGAAAACAAAGATAAATATTTCAATGATGATAATATTTGAAATCAAGCTGAAGATATGCTTGCTAGAGCACTTGATGATATGCAAATTAAATATACAAAAGTCAAAGGTGAAGCAGCATTTTATGGTCCAAAAATAGATATTCAAATTGATACAGCATTAGGACATGAAATAACAGTTTCAACTATTCAACTTGACTTTTTACAACCAGAAAAATTTAATATTTCATATATTAACCATGAAAACAAAGAAGTTAGACCTGTAATGATTCATAGAGGTTTAATCGGTACTTACGAAAGATTTGTTGCTATCCTATTAGAACAAACTAAAGGTAATTTACCATTTTGAATAGCTCCAAAACAAGTTACTATAATTCCTGTAAATATGGATGAAAATTTAGACTATTGTGAAAAAGTAGCTAGTGAATTAATGCAAAATGATTTTAGAGTTAAAATCGATAATTCTAATGAAAGATTAAATAAAAAAATTAGAAATGCACAAGTTTCTAAATCAAAATATCAATTGATTTTAGGTTCTAATGAAATTGATACAAACACAATATCTTATCGTGAATATGGTTCTGAAACAACTCATAATACTAAATTAAGTGAATTTATTTCACTATTGGAATCATTAAGAAAAAATTATAAATAA
- the hpt gene encoding hypoxanthine phosphoribosyltransferase: MQINNDDKLIDRRITKVVFTREKLEKKIKELADWVNETYADSKDLIIVGLLKGCVPFLAQLIKDVTVDHKLDFITASSYAGSSKSSGNVKIVMDLVEEISNRDVLIVEDIIDSGITLSKIRDILLTRNPKSIKILTLLDKPYYRKVDIKVDKYGFEAPAEFLVGFGLDYEEKLRNLPYIGVFDKKYL, encoded by the coding sequence ATGCAAATTAATAATGATGATAAATTAATTGACAGAAGAATAACAAAAGTTGTTTTTACTAGAGAAAAATTAGAGAAAAAAATTAAAGAATTAGCAGACTGAGTAAATGAAACATATGCAGATTCTAAAGATCTAATAATTGTTGGTCTCCTTAAAGGATGCGTTCCCTTTTTAGCTCAGTTAATTAAAGATGTTACAGTTGATCACAAATTAGATTTTATAACAGCTTCTAGCTATGCGGGTTCATCTAAATCTTCAGGCAATGTAAAAATTGTTATGGACTTAGTTGAGGAGATTTCAAATAGAGATGTTTTAATTGTTGAAGATATCATAGATTCAGGAATAACTTTATCTAAAATAAGAGATATTTTATTAACAAGAAATCCAAAATCTATAAAAATTTTAACTTTACTTGATAAACCATATTATCGCAAAGTAGATATTAAAGTAGATAAATATGGTTTTGAAGCTCCTGCTGAATTTCTTGTTGGTTTTGGTCTTGATTATGAAGAAAAATTAAGAAATCTTCCTTATATTGGAGTTTTTGACAAAAAATACTTATAG
- a CDS encoding MAG3450 family membrane protein — MNKSKKETTILNYGPLLTILMITIFVVIPMTVIWVLSSSIFNNVLIKELKWVIILVLMISIFGILINLLFVYLKIISIRSFNFNIPVIFAFIGLIFSSLYLNEIWQVFLITLSSAIISAIVINFLIGWVEDLFIKKNKQKEELAIKEKLRKIEQSLDEK; from the coding sequence ATGAATAAGTCAAAAAAAGAAACAACAATTCTCAATTATGGTCCTTTATTAACAATTTTGATGATAACTATTTTTGTAGTTATTCCAATGACAGTTATATGAGTTCTTTCATCAAGTATATTTAATAATGTTCTTATTAAAGAACTTAAGTGAGTAATTATTTTAGTACTTATGATTTCTATTTTTGGTATATTAATAAATTTATTATTTGTTTATTTAAAAATAATATCTATTAGAAGTTTTAATTTTAACATACCAGTAATTTTTGCTTTTATAGGTTTAATATTTTCTTCATTATATTTAAATGAAATATGACAAGTGTTTTTAATAACTTTATCATCAGCAATCATATCTGCTATTGTAATAAACTTTTTAATAGGATGAGTTGAAGATTTATTTATTAAGAAAAATAAACAAAAAGAAGAACTCGCAATTAAAGAAAAACTAAGAAAAATTGAACAAAGTTTGGATGAAAAATAA
- a CDS encoding lactate/malate family dehydrogenase: protein MKKIIVVGLGNVGFTYVNIAIARGIQAQWVFVDKNEETSEAHIHDFQDMVSIMPKNGSTFKKGTLLEDSADADIVVITASIPADKTFSDRLSLAGANAKLMKSFTSDLDKAGFKGVVVVAANPCDVMAAAVHYGSKIPANRVISTGTILDSSRFRKLLAKRLNISPDSVYGSVLAEHGSSCMIPWSLVKVGETSFNDLVASGVININELEEFRQSVINEAFYIFSRKGNTQFGIGTSLYEITDAIINNKRCVMTVGVKLPKGYDYEGIYLSIPVIVGENGYEYLNQKPSMTNEEWEIFNKSSKSLAEVHTSALSMIGIDKKF from the coding sequence ATGAAGAAAATTATTGTGGTAGGCTTAGGAAATGTTGGATTTACATATGTAAATATTGCAATTGCAAGAGGTATACAAGCTCAATGAGTTTTTGTTGACAAAAATGAAGAAACTAGTGAAGCACATATTCATGACTTTCAAGATATGGTTTCAATTATGCCTAAAAATGGCTCAACATTTAAAAAAGGAACTTTATTAGAAGATTCTGCAGATGCAGATATTGTAGTTATTACTGCATCAATTCCAGCTGATAAAACATTTAGTGATAGACTCTCTCTTGCTGGAGCTAATGCAAAATTAATGAAAAGCTTTACTTCTGATTTAGATAAAGCAGGGTTTAAAGGAGTAGTTGTTGTGGCTGCAAATCCTTGTGATGTTATGGCTGCAGCAGTTCACTATGGAAGCAAAATTCCAGCTAATAGAGTTATTTCAACAGGAACAATATTAGATTCATCTAGATTCAGAAAACTATTAGCTAAAAGATTAAATATTTCACCAGATTCAGTTTATGGTTCTGTGCTTGCTGAACATGGTAGTTCATGTATGATACCTTGGTCATTAGTTAAAGTTGGTGAAACATCATTCAATGATTTAGTAGCATCTGGAGTTATTAACATAAATGAATTAGAAGAGTTTCGTCAATCAGTTATTAATGAAGCATTTTATATTTTTTCACGTAAAGGCAATACACAATTTGGTATCGGTACATCACTTTATGAAATAACAGATGCTATTATTAATAACAAACGTTGTGTTATGACTGTTGGTGTTAAATTACCAAAGGGTTATGATTATGAAGGAATTTATTTATCAATTCCAGTTATAGTTGGTGAAAATGGATACGAATATCTTAACCAAAAGCCAAGCATGACTAATGAAGAATGAGAAATATTTAATAAGTCTTCAAAATCATTAGCAGAGGTACATACATCTGCGCTTTCTATGATTGGCATTGATAAGAAATTTTAA
- a CDS encoding BC85_0335 family putative methyltransferase, translating into MNFKEKIFYNGWPTSLGWGLIASVIIVSLISTIVAVVTFVKIIKMKRQIDKDYHKKSEEAIIAIKGSPLDAKPEFINKAFTNTIHELDTMQMVKSVYLNNAKDVLVDGKELENLYLSLKFLTLANIEIYHKAIDIKKWNEAVLNYPNDLKEQPNFISNENKKYKLIFSANDDSSNMEIFGKLFNKLEPNGMIMIIQNDNLKKDLKTIKYELKLKNIRFEVSKNKEKILYAVKSGEEIDKKNISNI; encoded by the coding sequence ATGAATTTTAAGGAAAAAATATTTTATAATGGTTGACCCACATCTTTAGGTTGAGGTTTAATTGCTTCAGTTATTATTGTTTCATTGATAAGTACAATAGTTGCAGTAGTAACATTTGTAAAAATAATTAAAATGAAAAGACAAATTGATAAAGATTATCATAAAAAATCAGAAGAAGCAATTATTGCTATAAAAGGTAGTCCTCTTGATGCAAAACCAGAATTTATTAACAAAGCTTTTACAAATACTATTCATGAATTAGACACTATGCAGATGGTAAAAAGTGTGTATCTAAATAATGCAAAAGATGTTTTAGTTGATGGTAAAGAACTTGAAAATTTATATTTATCTTTAAAATTTTTAACTCTTGCAAATATTGAAATATATCATAAAGCTATTGATATTAAAAAGTGAAATGAAGCAGTTTTAAATTATCCAAATGATTTAAAGGAACAACCTAATTTTATAAGCAATGAAAATAAAAAATATAAATTAATTTTTTCTGCAAATGATGATAGCTCTAACATGGAAATATTTGGCAAATTATTCAATAAATTAGAGCCAAATGGAATGATAATGATCATTCAAAATGATAATCTAAAAAAAGATTTAAAAACAATTAAATATGAGCTTAAATTAAAAAATATTCGTTTTGAAGTTTCTAAAAATAAAGAAAAAATTTTGTATGCCGTAAAATCTGGCGAAGAAATTGACAAAAAAAACATTTCTAATATATAA
- the ruvX gene encoding Holliday junction resolvase RuvX, with translation MRKLAFDLGTRTCGFAISDFLEISAQGLETIRFDENDFKTVIKKTNEYIKKYQSTIDCFVLGYPLRSNGTKSERTIMVENFAQILHDEFPNIPIFLTEEYGSTIKATNILKEANLSIKKVKKNKDTISAVIILNDFLNYGGKKYEF, from the coding sequence ATGAGAAAATTAGCTTTTGATCTTGGCACTAGAACATGCGGGTTTGCAATTAGTGATTTTTTAGAAATTAGTGCACAAGGTTTAGAAACAATAAGATTTGACGAAAATGACTTTAAAACAGTAATAAAAAAAACAAATGAATATATTAAAAAGTATCAATCAACAATTGATTGCTTTGTACTTGGTTATCCTTTAAGAAGTAATGGAACAAAAAGCGAAAGAACAATTATGGTTGAAAATTTTGCTCAAATACTTCATGATGAATTTCCAAATATACCAATTTTTTTAACAGAAGAATATGGTTCAACAATTAAAGCAACAAATATATTAAAAGAAGCAAATTTATCAATTAAAAAAGTCAAAAAAAATAAAGACACTATAAGTGCAGTCATAATTTTGAATGATTTTTTAAATTATGGTGGTAAAAAATATGAATTTTAA
- the alaS gene encoding alanine--tRNA ligase yields the protein MEKMNSKQIRDAWLKFFESKGHLIVEPKSLVPVNDNSLLWINSGVATLKDFFSGKKIPPSRKLTNSQKAIRTNDIENVGVTSRHHTFFEMLGNFSIGDYFKKEAIAYAKEFLENILKLDFNNIYITYFNEDEETKNLWIENGIDPSHMISGNRDTNFWDLGSGPCGPCTEIFYDRGEKYDKRGIELLINDIENDRFIEIWNIVFSQFNNDGEGNYTELIQKNIDTGAGLERIASIMQDVPTNYDSDLFQNIIHEVEKYTPYKYIINNYFEKNEEQTEINTSFKIIADHVRTVVNALADGAKISNVGRGYIIRRLIRRSCYKGMQLNIKGLFLYKLVDIVKDSLPFEYDVFEVANQIKEEELLFSKTVENGKLLLESHIKENTKIFDGSIAFKLLETYGFPIELTEEILIKKGIKIDMNAFLKSKEAHALASKGNKGTGMDRVINSLALINNKIDEFIGYTDIIGKTNILKLLDEENEIDILDGKGYLILKRTPFYATSGGQRHDKGYLIQGKNRIELLEVFKDKFGNHIHVVNGKVNKNEEISCFVDPTIRLGLERNHSGTHLLFCALRHILGSHIEQLGSDNNEERLTFDFPADERPTDEEIAKIEDLMQSYISQKVKREYLITTVEKAKEMGAIMTLEEGEYMDPRSVRIVKFGNITSDLCGGTHLSNTEKLENFKITHVERKQAGVFRIRAISSNKLVKEYWIETNQKIIDEINAVVNKTMQMNNKYTFDSSVDSRLSLEEQNKLLNAKLEKVREDYKLNLKNSSVVKFNYEKVEFEKINGYDVYLNLNVDASQVKVIAATIRDKYDSNKIVIVGSQNAEQIILCIASRKIDSNKLFSAITQKISGRGGGSAILAMGKVGNTENSLQIIKEIITKWEN from the coding sequence ATGGAGAAAATGAATTCGAAACAAATTCGAGATGCTTGACTTAAGTTTTTTGAATCAAAGGGCCACTTAATAGTTGAGCCTAAATCACTTGTGCCTGTTAATGATAATTCTCTTTTATGAATTAACTCAGGTGTTGCAACTTTAAAAGATTTTTTTTCAGGCAAAAAGATACCACCTTCAAGAAAATTAACTAATAGCCAAAAAGCAATCAGAACTAATGATATTGAAAATGTTGGAGTAACATCAAGACACCATACTTTTTTTGAAATGCTTGGTAATTTTTCTATTGGTGATTATTTTAAAAAAGAAGCAATTGCCTATGCAAAAGAGTTTTTGGAAAATATTTTAAAATTAGACTTTAACAATATCTACATAACATATTTCAATGAAGATGAAGAAACAAAAAACCTATGAATTGAAAATGGTATTGATCCTTCACATATGATATCGGGCAACAGAGATACTAACTTTTGAGACTTAGGCTCTGGCCCTTGTGGCCCATGTACTGAAATTTTTTATGATAGGGGCGAAAAATATGATAAAAGAGGTATTGAATTATTAATTAATGATATAGAAAATGATCGTTTTATTGAAATTTGAAATATTGTTTTCTCTCAATTTAATAATGATGGTGAAGGAAATTACACTGAATTAATTCAGAAAAATATTGATACTGGTGCAGGTCTTGAAAGAATAGCATCAATTATGCAAGACGTTCCAACTAACTATGATTCTGATCTTTTTCAAAATATTATTCATGAAGTAGAAAAATACACTCCTTATAAGTACATAATTAATAACTATTTTGAAAAAAATGAAGAACAAACAGAAATAAACACTAGCTTTAAAATTATTGCTGATCATGTTAGAACAGTAGTTAATGCTTTGGCTGATGGTGCAAAAATTTCAAATGTTGGACGTGGTTATATTATTAGAAGATTAATTCGTCGTTCATGCTATAAAGGTATGCAGCTTAACATAAAAGGATTATTTTTGTATAAATTAGTTGATATTGTTAAGGATTCTTTACCTTTTGAATATGATGTTTTTGAAGTTGCTAATCAAATAAAAGAAGAAGAATTATTGTTCAGTAAAACAGTTGAAAATGGAAAATTATTGCTTGAATCACACATAAAGGAAAATACTAAAATATTTGACGGTTCTATTGCTTTTAAATTGCTTGAAACATATGGCTTTCCAATTGAATTAACAGAAGAAATATTAATCAAAAAAGGTATAAAAATTGATATGAATGCTTTCTTAAAATCGAAAGAAGCACATGCCTTAGCATCAAAAGGTAATAAGGGTACTGGTATGGATAGAGTTATAAATTCGCTTGCTTTGATAAATAATAAAATTGACGAATTTATCGGATATACAGACATAATTGGTAAAACTAATATATTAAAATTGCTTGATGAAGAGAATGAAATAGATATTTTAGATGGCAAAGGTTATTTAATTTTAAAAAGAACTCCTTTTTATGCAACAAGTGGTGGTCAAAGGCATGACAAGGGATACTTAATCCAAGGTAAAAATAGAATCGAACTTTTAGAAGTTTTTAAAGATAAGTTTGGGAACCATATTCATGTAGTTAATGGTAAAGTTAATAAAAATGAAGAAATATCATGCTTTGTTGACCCTACTATTAGGCTTGGACTTGAAAGAAACCATTCAGGTACTCACTTACTTTTTTGTGCATTAAGACATATATTAGGTTCGCATATTGAGCAATTAGGATCTGATAACAACGAAGAAAGATTAACATTTGATTTTCCAGCTGATGAAAGACCTACTGATGAAGAAATTGCAAAAATTGAAGATTTAATGCAAAGTTATATTAGTCAAAAAGTTAAACGTGAATATTTAATAACAACTGTTGAAAAAGCTAAGGAAATGGGAGCAATTATGACACTTGAGGAAGGTGAATATATGGACCCTCGTAGTGTTAGAATTGTAAAATTCGGTAATATAACAAGTGACTTATGTGGTGGAACTCACTTAAGCAACACTGAAAAACTAGAAAACTTTAAAATTACACATGTTGAAAGAAAACAAGCAGGAGTTTTTAGAATTAGAGCTATAAGTTCTAATAAACTGGTTAAGGAATATTGAATTGAAACTAATCAAAAAATAATTGATGAAATTAATGCTGTAGTTAATAAAACCATGCAAATGAACAACAAATATACATTTGATTCTTCAGTTGATAGTAGATTATCCTTAGAAGAACAAAATAAATTATTAAATGCTAAGTTAGAAAAAGTTAGAGAAGATTATAAGCTTAATTTAAAAAATAGTTCAGTTGTGAAATTTAACTATGAAAAAGTTGAATTTGAAAAAATTAATGGCTATGATGTATATCTAAATTTGAATGTAGATGCTTCTCAAGTTAAAGTTATAGCTGCTACTATAAGAGATAAATATGACTCTAATAAAATTGTTATAGTTGGTTCACAAAATGCAGAACAAATCATCTTATGCATAGCTTCTAGAAAAATTGATTCAAATAAATTATTTAGCGCAATAACTCAAAAAATTTCTGGTCGAGGCGGTGGTTCTGCTATTTTAGCTATGGGAAAAGTTGGTAATACTGAAAATAGTCTTCAAATAATTAAAGAAATAATTACAAAATGAGAAAATTAG